From the Takifugu flavidus isolate HTHZ2018 chromosome 12, ASM371156v2, whole genome shotgun sequence genome, one window contains:
- the LOC130535325 gene encoding extracellular calcium-sensing receptor-like, producing MEFSKEGDLIIGGVFSMSSTRVLVDNDYMAIPSAYCTRWNDRELKFARTAIFTVEEINRDGKLLPGVTLGYRLYNGCGSENLIRAAVEAVTGEGCSSQVQALLGHSSSGVSEDINLILSPFSIPQVSHLSTCACLSDKKKYPTFFRTVPSDHFQISGLVQLLKFFDWRWVGIVYAAGSYSDDGTAHFVKEAEKEGICVEYRLRFSVTSGKKYTAIVKALQESSSRVVLLFMSMFKTKAFLNEMENNNITDKQWLGSESWITQADLASSKRQHILQGAIGFALPQMVIPGLGDFLLSLKPSDEPQSDIVKAMWGDFFNCSFSPSSTSAACTGTEDLRTVTNDYTEVTHFRAENNVYKAVYLVAYALQGLLQCENGSNPTTGKPCVNKKEVLEHIKYVNFTTKYGSKVFFDKNENSVAQYDLVNWQMREDGSVDIVTIGQYDTSFKGEELKVADVAKIVWGGKYKQVPRSVCREPCPPGTRKAINKLKPVCCFDCFECPDGTFSNQTDSLDCFSCPQELWPNDQKNQCLPKPSEYLSYREITGALLSGFGCLGVFLSLLTTLIFLVHKETPIVKANNSELSFLLLLSLKLCFLCSLTFIGRPSEWSCMLRHTAFGITFVLCISCVLGKTVVVLMAFRATLPGSKVMKWFGPKQQRLTVLTFTLIQVVICILWLTTNPPFPMRNMTYYKDKIILECALGSAVGFWAVLSYIGVLAVLCFILAFLARKLPDTFNEAKLITFSMLIFCAVWITFIPAYISSPGKFTVAVEIFAILASSFGLLLCIFFPKCYIIIFRPQKNCRKSLLGNPQTRTL from the exons ATGGAGTTTTCAAAAGAGGGTGATCTTATCATAGGAGGTGTTTTCTCTATGAGTAGCACACGTGTGCTGGTAGATAACGACTATATGGCAATTCCAAGTGCATATTGCACCAG GTGGAATGACAGGGAATTGAAGTTTGCCAGGACGGCCATCTTCACGGTGGAGGAAATCAACAGAGATGGCAAGCTTCTTCCTGGAGTAACTTTGGGTTACAGGCTGTATAATGGCTGTGGGAGTGAAAACCTGATCCGAGCGGCTGTGGAAGCTGTAACTGGggaaggctgcagcagccaggtcCAGGCTCTGTTGGGCCATTCTTCCTCAGGAGTTAGTGAAGACATAAACCTCATACTGAGCCCGTTTTCTATCCCACAG GTTAGTCATCTTTCCACCTGTGCTTGTTtgagtgataaaaaaaaataccccaCATTCTTCCGAACTGTCCCAAGTGACCACTTTCAAATCAGCGGCCTGGTGCAGCTTTTGAAATTCTTTGACTGGCGGTGGGTAGGAATAGTTTATGCTGCAGGCAGCTACTCCGATGATGGAACAGCCCACTTTGTTAAGGAGGCTGAAAAGGAGGGCATCTGTGTCGAATACAGGTTACGTTTCAGCGTTACATCgggaaaaaaatacacagcTATCGTTAAGGCCCTACAGGAGTCGTCATCGAGGGTGGTCTTGTTGTTTATGTCCATGTTTAAAACCAAAGCTTTCCTCAATGAAATGGAGAACAATAACATAACTGATAAACAGTGGCTGGGCAGCGAGTCTTGGATCACACAAGCGGATTTGGCCTCTTCCAAAAGACAGCACATTTTGCAAGGGGCGATTGGCTTTGCACTCCCACAGATGGTAATACCAGGCCTAGGTGACTTCTTACTCAGCCTAAAGCCTTCTGACGAACCCCAGAGTGACATCGTTAAAGCTATGTGGGGGGATTTTTTCAACTGTAGCTTCTCCCCGTCCAGCACGTCTGCTGCCTGCACTGGCACAGAGGACCTCAGAACAGTCACTAATGACTACACAGAAGTGACGCATTTCAGGGCTGAGAATAATGTGTACAAAGCGGTTTACCTGGTGGCGTACGCCCTCCAGGGGCTGTTGCAATGTGAAAATGGCTCAAACCCCACCACTGGAAAGCCTTGTGTCAACAAGAAGGAA gTGCTGGAACACATTAAGTACGTCAACTTTACCACCAAATATGGCTCCAAAGTTTTCTTTGACAAAAACGAAAACTCGGTTGCCCAGTACGACTTGGTGAACTGGCAAATGAGAGAAGATGGCTCTGTCGACATTGTTACCATCGGTCAATACGATACCTCTTTCAAGGGGGAGGAATTGAAAGTGGCAGATGTTGCTAAAATTGTTTGGGGAGGAAAGTATAAGCAG GTGCCGAGATCTGTCTGCAGAGAACCCTGTCCACCGGGGACCCGTAAAGCTATAAACAAGTTGAAGCCTGTTTGCTGTTTTGACTGCTTTGAGTGCCCTGATGGAACCTTTAGTAACCAGACAG ACTCCCTGGACTGTTTCAGCTGTCCGCAAGAACTTTGGCCAAACGACCAGAAAAACCAATGTCTTCCCAAGCCCTCTGAGTATCTTTCATACAGAGAGATCACAGGGGCACTTCTTAGTGGATTCGGTTGCTTGGGAGTCTTCTTATCTCTTCTCACAACACTCATTTTCTTGGTCCATAAAGAGACACCCATTGTAAAGGCCAACAACTCTGAGCTGAGCTTCCTGCTTCTGCTGTCATTGAAACTGTGCTTCCTGTGCTCCTTGACCTTCATCGGCCGCCCATCCGAGTGGTCCTGCATGCTGCGACACACTGCATTCGGCATCACCTTCGTCCTCTGCATCTCGTGCGTTCTGGGTAAAACTGTAGTAGTTCTGATGGCATTCAGAGCCACACTTCCTGGCAGCAAAGTGATGAAATGGTTTGGACCCAAACAGCAGAGGCTCACCGTTCTGACCTTTACCCTCATTCAGGTTGTCATTTGTATATTATGGCTGACAACAAACCCTCCGTTCCCTATGAGAAACATGACTTATTACAAGGATAAAATCATTCTGGAGTGTGCTTTAGGTTCAGCCGTTGGATTCTGGGCTGTTCTGAGTTACATCGGAGTCCTCGCCGTCTTGTGTTTCATACTCGCTTTTCTTGCCAGGAAGCTGCCCGACACTTTCAACGAAGCTAAGCTGATCACCTTCAGCATGCTGATTTTCTGTGCTGTCTGGATCACGTTTATCCCAGCTTACATCAGCAGTCCCGGGAAGTTCACTGTAGCTGTCGAGATCTTTGCAATTCTGGCTTCAAGTTTTGGTTTGctgttgtgtatttttttccccaaatgttATATTATCATTTTCAGGCCACAGAAGAACTGCAGAAAAAGTTTGCTGGGAAATCCGCAGACGAGAACACTTTAA
- the LOC130535326 gene encoding extracellular calcium-sensing receptor-like, whose protein sequence is MQLLRLLLLAVLLGKGTPLCRLRDSAQVPELAQDGDFVIGGIFSFRTGQDYVIDTFQHIPEARKCKNFNYREFKFAQTLIFAVEEINRNPDLLPHLKLGYKIYNTCGTMDILRAALALVSGLENEISNENCTKIKTIQAILGHSGSRPTIAFAQVVGRFHIPVISHFATCACLSNREEFPTFFRTIPSDFYQSRALAKLVKHFGWTWIGAIAVDNEYGLSGIATFIQAAQEHGVCTEYSESFSSSGPPETLQRIVEVVKRATSKVIVAFMSHREIKLLAQELYSQNITGLQWVGSDAWITDHSLTDSSGHSILLGSLGFTVSKAKILGLEEHLRGLHPAQFPMSAFMTEFWEDRFACSLNITGSTGRRPCSGSESLQNDTSPFTDVTELRFTNNVYKSVYVVAHALDNLMKCEKGEGPFSEGSCADPKHIQPWQVLHYINTVRFNTSEGETVYFERSGDSPARYELVNIQLTDKGTLEGRTVGIYDASLPEDHQFIMSDEPIVWGNGEMEAPVSVCTQRCLPGTHKVLQKGKPVCCFDCVPCPPGEISNSTNSIHCIKCANLFWSNQERDACIPKSIEFLAHKELLGTLLVLFSLLGVFLTTFMFLIFYCHKETPIVRANNSELSFLLLFSLTLCFLCSLTFIGRPSGWSCMLRHTAFGITFVLCISCVLGKTMVVLMAFRATLPGSNMLKWFGPAQQRLCVVAFTFVQVLICILWLTISPPYPFENMEYYNDRIILECALGSALGFWAVLGYIGLLAMFCFILAFLARKLPNNFNEAKFITFSMLIFCAVWVTFIPAYVSSPGKFLVAVEIFAILASSYGLLFCIFLPKCFIILFRPELNTKKHIIGKT, encoded by the exons ATGCAACTGTTGCGGCTGCTCCTCTTGGCTGTGCTGCTGGGGAAGGGGACACCCCTGTGCCGTCTCCGAGACTCCGCACAAGTGCCTGAACTGGCCCAAGATGGTGACTTTGTCATCGGAGGCATTTTTTCATTTCGCACAGGGCAGGATTATGTCATTGACACCTTTCAGCACATTCCAGAAGCTCGAAAATGCAAGAA CTTCAATTACAGAGAATTTAAATTTGCTCAGACGCTGATATTTGCTGTTGAGGAGATCAACAGAAATCCTGATTTACTGCCCCATTTGAAACTTGGCTACAAAATTTACAATACCTGTGGAACTATGGACATACTGAGAGCTGCACTGGCCCTGGTGAGTGGACTTGAGAATGAAATCAGCAATGAAAACTGCACTAAAATCAAGACCATTCAAGCCATTTTGGGACATTCGGGATCAAGGCCAACTATCGCATTTGCACAAGTTGTTGGAAGGTTCCACATACCTGTG ATCAGCCATTTTGCTACCTGTGCCTGTCTGAGCAACCGAGAGGAGTTCCCCACCTTTTTTAGAACCATTCCCAGCGACTTTTATCagagcagagcactggccaagTTGGTCAAGCACTTTGGATGGACTTGGATTGGGGCCATAGCTGTGGATAATGAATACGGCCTCAGTGGCATAGCTACGTTTATCCAAGCGGCACAAGAGCACGGTGTGTGCACCGAGTATTCTGAATCCTTCTCATCATCGGGTCCACCTGAAACACTCCAGAGAATCGTTGAGGTTGTGAAGCGGGCCACTTCCAAAGTGATTGTCGCTTTCATGTCTCACAGAGAGATTAAGTTGCTGGCTCAGGAGCTGTACAGTCAGAACATCACAGGACTGCAGTGGGTCGGCAGCGATGCCTGGATCACAGATCACTCTCTGACTGACAGCTCGGGACACAGCATCCTGTTGGGCTCACTGGGTTTCACGGTCAGCAAGGCTAAAATCCTGGGGTTggaggaacacctgagggggCTCCACCCAGCGCAGTTCCCAATGAGTGCGTTCATGACAGAGTTCTGGGAGGACAGGTTTGCCTGCAGTCTCAACATCACGGGAAGTACAGGGAGAAGGCCGTGCAGTGGCTCTGAGAGCCTGCAGAATGACACGTCACCATTTACTGACGTGACCGAGCTCAGGTTCACTAATAACGTGTACAAATCCGTCTACGTGGTGGCCCACGCGCTCGACAATCTGATGAAATGTGAAAAGGGTGAAGGTCCCTTTTCAGAGGGGAGCTGTGCTGATCCCAAGCACATTCAACCGTGGCAG GTCTTGCATTATATCAACACTGTGAGATTCAACACTTCTGAGGGGGAAacggtttattttgaaaggagCGGGGACTCTCCAGCAAGATACGAACTTGTCAATATACAACTGACAGACAAGGGCACTTTAGAGGGACGGACAGTTGGAATTTATGATGCCTCTCTCCCGGAGGATCATCAGTTCATCATGAGTGACGAGCCAATCGTTTGGGGAAATGGTGAGATGGAG GCACCTGTGTCAGTGTGCACTCAGAGGTGTCTCCCAGGAACCCACAAGGTCCTCCAGAAAGGAAAGCCCGTCTGCTGCTTTGATTGTGTTCCATGTCCACCAGGAGAGATCAGTAATTCCacaa ATTCCATACACTGTATAAAATGTGCGAACCTGTTCTGGTCCAATCAGGAGCGAGATGCGTGCATCCCCAAATCAATAGAGTTCTTGGCACATAAAGAACTTCTGGGaactttattggttttattCTCTCTACTGGGAGTTTTTCTCACCACATTCATGTTCCTGATCTTTTACTGCCACAAAGAAACTCCGATTGTCAGGGCCAACAACTCTGAgctgagcttcctgctcctcttctctctgactCTGTGCTTCCTGTGCTCTCTGACCTTCATCGGTCGACCCTCTGGGTGGTCCTGCATGCTGCGGCACACAGCGTTCGGAATCACCTTCGTCCTCTGCATCTCCTGTGTTCTGGGTAAAACCATGGTGGTTCTGATGGCCTTCAGAGCCACACTTCCTGGTAGTAATATGTTGAAATGGTTCGGACCTGCTCAGCAGAGACTCTGTGTTGTGGCCTTCACTTTCGTACAGGTTTTGATTTGTATACTATGGTTGACTATCAGCCCCCCCTATCCTTTTGAGAATATGGAGTATTATAATGACAGAATCATCCTAGAATGTGCTCTGGGCTCAGCTCTGGGCTTCTGGGCTGTTCTTGGCTACATCGGACTTCTGGCcatgttttgtttcattctgGCATTTCTGGCTCGGAAACTCCCCAACAACTTTAACGAAGCTAAATTCATCACCTTCAGCATGCTGATATTCTGTGCTGTGTGGGTCACCTTCATTCCAGCCTATGTCAGCTCTCCTGGGAAGTTTTTAGTTGCCGTGGAGATCTTTGCAATTTTGGCCTCAAGTTATGGacttttgttttgcatttttttacCCAAATGTTTTATCATCTTGTTTCGGCCTGAGttgaacacaaagaaacacatcaTTGGAAAGACCTGA